Genomic DNA from Triticum dicoccoides isolate Atlit2015 ecotype Zavitan chromosome 4B, WEW_v2.0, whole genome shotgun sequence:
AACTAAGACTTGCAAGCAAAGGCATCTATAGGATGTGGCACTCTTTTCATGTAAGGGGTAAATTTGATTGCCACAGATAAGTATAGAAGATTTAAATGGTTACAGACTTACAGTTTGGAAAAGGGGTAATTAGAAAATATTGTGTTAACATTTTACCTTGCCATGATTCTTTCTCATATCAAGGAACTAAAAGGTACCAGCATGCTGAGGCTCCAAGTATACAACAAAGGCAACTAGCTTTTGGAAGAATGCATGTAGTATTTCAGAAGACAGTAATTCGAATGCCATCAAACATTGAGAAATAATGAAACCTAGCATTTCTCTTCCTCCACCTTGATATACATAATGAGTAGTACTATCACAGAAAACATATGACATGGGAACAATCGCATTAGATGTCCCATTTGTTCCTTGAATATAACTCCCATAGGCAAAAAAGTTGTGAACCGAGGAGGTCATCCTTGTGTATCCCTAGTTCCTACTGAAACTCTCATTAACATGTGTTGTGGCCTTTTGACGACATTCCTGCCAAGCTTTAAGAGGTAAGGCCTCTCCAAAATCAGGAAATCTAAGTAGTCATGATCAAAGTCCTTGTCATAAATTTTATCTCTCTGTCCAAGAAAGCCCCACTCTGGAATTAGATGGCGCAACATTAGAAGCAGTATAAGATGTAATGTCTTCAAACAGAGCAGAGGAGGGCACATTAGAATGCATCACATAATCCTATACACATGCATATTAAATGAAATGGAGCGCAAACTTATAGCAAAAGTTATCTTCAGCTGTCTCCCATATTGATGTACAGAATAAGTTTCTTAAAAAACACACGGATCCTTCTTATGTtaaggcttcttctctattttgacTAACAAGCAATCGGGCAAGTGAACAAAAAGATTCTAAATATTCCATTAGCAAATCAGTACTAACCGTTCTGATTCACATTCATGCATATATGTCGATCGCGGGATCAGacagccggcgccggcgccggtcagCACCAGCAAACTGAAGGAAATTAATAAGTTAATCTCGATGGAGCAAGCCATGCTTACGCACACCTAATCACCCTATTTAACTATTAGCAGCTTAGCATTTGTCCAGACAGGAGGTGAACTGAATGATTGTTGTATACTACCCTCATCACGCAATGGTTTACAGTTCCCAATGTTTGTCCATTCGTTCAGTTACAGTTAGAACAACCACCGTGCCTTTAGCCGCACATGAGGCAGTTAGTTAGTTGGATAGGAGAGCGAGTATCTTGACGATTGCAAGTGCAAGGGGAGGACCGAGAAGAGTGTCACACATTGCCGCCGCCATGGGTAACAAACTCACACGGGCTTGAAGGCCTGAACGACAGAGAAGGGCTGGGGCAGTGCGAAGTAGGACGTCCTAGGCCTGAACGACCTGCCCACACGGGATAGGACATCGAGTACGGCACCGTCAATGGCTTCCGCCTGCCACTGCTTCATGGCACTCGCTTACTTGCGCTCTCGCGGACATCGGTGCCCCTCGCTCAATCACCTCGTGCGGTGGCCCTGGCGACGCCGGCGAGCACCCCACCAGGCAAACTTCCGAAGGGATCTGAGGATGAGAGGCGAGCCACTGCTTGTTTTCTTTGAACATAAATGAGAGCCGCTGCTTATCAATCAGGGCCGGCAGGACGGGAGAAAGGGAGCGATAGTTCTGCCATGCCATCTCAACATACGGTAATTGCAGGTGCATTAAAAATTTCACGAGATTAAAGGGCAAGAAGATTCCGATCCGATTCTTAGATGCGCAAGCCATGGAAGGAAAGGGTTCGGTTTTTAATCGTTTGTTTTGATCATGATTGATTGGCTTACCAAATGTGAAAAAGAAAATCGGGGGGAGGGATAGTGTACGTAAGGCAGGGTGGGAGAGAAGGTTGGACGAAAAAATTGACGTAAGAGGGGAGAGGGAACGTTGCGTTTCTTTTAGATAAAGTAGAGAAGATAGTAGAGATTTTaattatgtttgagatgctttttATTTTCGCTGAACTTTAATAATAGACCTGGATAAAAGAAAGTAAGTGCAAGCATTTGTGTCACCGCGTGATGTGAAAACTGGGGAAGGTTTCGTAGTATCGGGGGGAGAGATTTTGAAGAGCTTTTTCTAGGGCTTTCCCAGAATTTTCTTACTCCCTCCGTCtgcaaatacttgtcgaagaaataaataaaaataaaaatatctatatttaaaatacgtctagatacatccatttctccgacaagtatttctaaACGAGGAGTACCATAATGTGCAAGCTTTGCACTGCGGCCAATGACACGCAAGGACAAATATCGCGCTGGAGAATAATGGTCCAGATGGCCGGCTGGCTGTTATTCTGAAGGCCCGTCGGACGCCACTGAACCCTAGCGTGATACGTGCCAATGTGCCTGGCCACAAACTCCATCCAAACAAAGTGCCGGAATCATGGAGCCCGGGACGTGTTCCGTGTGTGCCGTGTCTGCATGCATTGCCGCGGGCGAAAAGATCTAAGCGCACACGGCACACCTGTCTGGCTCTCGGCGTTGCCGTCGTACTTGCCTGCCACCGGTATGGCGATGACGCGGATGGCTGCTGTGCAGTGCAGGATTCCGTTCATCTCCGAGGAGACGAAAGCTCGCCACTTTCTGCCATCTGTTTCTCGCGCCAGCAGATTCGTGTCCGCATGCATGCACCAGGTTTACCAAGAATGCATTCTGCAGTATTATTATGCCGATCAATTAAGCTTCAAACGCAGGAGCTCGCGAGGCTCTCCGGATAActtcccgcagcatcaacagccgtGAAGCGACGCGCAGAAATTTTAGGCTTGGTGGGTCTAGCCAGCTAGCTGTGTGATTAATCTATGCACATGCCCATACCCGACGCGTGGCTTGAGTATGTGATTAAGACGTCGCTCATGATCCAGACGGGCACGTCCTCCCTTTCTGTCGATGTCGATGGCTCCTCTCCTTTGTGCTGTGCACGTAGTACGTGTCTGGTGTTGAGTTGAGTACATGGCATTGTCACCAGAAAATGGACGCCAGCAGCTAGCGTGGTTTCCATGCGATTTCACGTGATTCGCATGGCACTTGCAGATTTCTTCGAGCATCGAGGCATGGGGTAAGATATGTTTGCCGCCCGATTTCCCGTAGGAACGCGCTCGAACGGTGCGTTCTCGTGCAGAGGAGGAGAATGTGAAAGAGACGACGGAGCATTCCAAAACCATCTAACCTAACCCAGGCAATCTGGCCAAGGTAAAACAGCAAGGAAACCTACTGATTCATCATGATTCTGACGAACACAACTCAGAAATCATCAAGCCTGTGGAAGAACAGAAGTCGGATTGGCATCAACGGATCCACGCAGTACGTGCATGGTGTGGCCCAGTGCCATAAAGGCGCTAGCTAGCTAGGTAGGGGCAGGGCCATGGCATACTGGCATGGCGGAGGACGGCGACCGGACACGAACCGGAGCCGGAAGAGCGTGGCCCGTACACCACCCCTTGCCCGCCGCTCCTCCTCCACGTGTACCTCCTGCCGGTTTTCTCTCTTATCCCTCCACGGATGCGCCGCATCGTCCACGTAGACCTGGCCCCTCCGCCACCCGCGAGCAGCCACGGAGCCGCGCACACGTGTCCCCACCCGCCCACGGCCCGCGCCGAACACCAAACGCGGAAGCAAAAGCAATTCCGGCCCGCCCGCCCGCCCAACTCGTGTCGCGCGGCCGCGTGCCCCAGCTCGCTGCCGCCCAGTGGACGCGCCCGCGCCTCGACACGCGTCCCCGAGGCACGTACCGGCCACGCGCGAGCGTCACGTGGAGCCGCACCCGACGGCCTCCGCGCCATCGCACAACTGTACGGGGCGGCCGGCGCGTGGCACGTCGagcctcctcccccctcccccctcacaTTTATATGGaggcgccacttgctcgctgcccctTCAAAATCGCGCCCTTTGCCAAACGTCGGAGGAGCGGAGAAATATTTAGCCCTTTGTTGTTGCCTGCTCTAGAGCTTGTTTTTGTTTCCAAGAGTTGGTTGGTTGGGCTCGTGAATCATGTCAGAGATCCGCCGCGACGTGCCGGAAGGGACGGGGGCGGGGGCGGAGGGGAAGGGCGCCGATTCCCACGTCGGCAgccgggcggcgcggcgccggAGGATGGAGATACGGCGGCATAGACTGGTGGCCGAGCATGGTGCGGAGGTGTCCAGGAAGAGGCGGAAGTTGGATGGAGAATCCTCGACGGACGAGGAGGAGATTGAGCCCGCCAAGTACGGCGTCACGTCGGTGTGCGGCCGACGGAGGGACATGGAGGACGCGGTTTCCGTCAGGCCCGAGTTcctccccggccaccacttcttcgGGGTCTTCGACGGCCATGGCTGCTCGCATGTGAGTACCTATATATCCCTGCTTCAAATAACCTATCATTTTGATCTACTAGTAGCATATGTCTACGCCGAAAGGAGAGCGCGCATGTGCAGGTCGAACTTTGTTTTGACTCGGGAGTATTTACCGATTGAATTGCATGTGCGTGTAGGTTGCTACGTCGTGCGGGGAGCGGATGCACGAGATCGTGGCCGAGGAGGCCGGCGGCGCTCGCTCGTTGGGGTCAGACGACGCGGACAGGTGGATGGGTGTCATGGAGAGGAGCTTCGCGCGGATGGACGCCGAGGCCGTGAGCTCAAGGTCTAGGGCCAGCGGAGCGCCCACCTGCCGCTGCGAGTTGCAGCTGCCCAAGTGCGACCACGTCGGCTCCACGGCCGTCGTCGCCGTGGTCGGCCCTCGCCACCTCGTCGTCGCCAACTGCGGTGACAGCCGTGCGGTCATCGGCCGCGGGGGCGCCGCCATCCCACTCTCATCCGACCACAAGGTATGTGCCCGAACCAACTTCTTCTAAGCTCTGCTGATAAAGATTTAATTGAGTGTTGTTCTAACCGTAGTTTTATTTGTTTTAAGCCGGATCGCCCCGACGAGCTGGAGCGGATCCAAGCGGCCGGAGGGCGCGTCATCTTCTGGGACGGCGCCCGCGTCTTCGGCGTGCTCGCCATGTCCCGGGCCATTGGAGACAGCTACCTGAAGCCATTTGTGATATCCGACCCGGAGGTGAGGGTCCTGGACAGGAAGGACGGCGAGGACGAGTTCCTCATCCTCGCCAGCGACGGCCTGTGGGACGTGGTGAGCAACGAGGTGGCTTGCCACGTGGTGCGATCGTGCGTGCGCAGCAAGGCGAAGCGCCGCGGCGGTCGGTCGAGCCCGACCTCCAACCTGAGCCCCAGGCAGAGCAGTggaagcggcagcggcagcagcagcggcgacgaAGCCCAGAACGACGGCGGTGGTTGTGCCGACGCACGCTCCGAGAGCGACGAGGAGAGcggcgaggacgtggacgaggcatGCGCCGAGGCGGCCATCCTGCTGACCAAGCTGGCGATAGCGCGGCAGAGCTCGGACAACGTCAGCGTCGTCGTCGTCAACCTCAGGAGGCGCCGCCCGAGATTCTGACCGCTGCTGGATCCATGGATCCACCAACCAAACCGGTCGTCCCAGCATCCCTGACTCAGCGGCGAACATGGCATCCATAGCGGAATTCATGAAATACACAACGAAATTGTTTCGTTTA
This window encodes:
- the LOC119290857 gene encoding probable protein phosphatase 2C 30, with protein sequence MSEIRRDVPEGTGAGAEGKGADSHVGSRAARRRRMEIRRHRLVAEHGAEVSRKRRKLDGESSTDEEEIEPAKYGVTSVCGRRRDMEDAVSVRPEFLPGHHFFGVFDGHGCSHVATSCGERMHEIVAEEAGGARSLGSDDADRWMGVMERSFARMDAEAVSSRSRASGAPTCRCELQLPKCDHVGSTAVVAVVGPRHLVVANCGDSRAVIGRGGAAIPLSSDHKPDRPDELERIQAAGGRVIFWDGARVFGVLAMSRAIGDSYLKPFVISDPEVRVLDRKDGEDEFLILASDGLWDVVSNEVACHVVRSCVRSKAKRRGGRSSPTSNLSPRQSSGSGSGSSSGDEAQNDGGGCADARSESDEESGEDVDEACAEAAILLTKLAIARQSSDNVSVVVVNLRRRRPRF